The genomic segment TGGGGAGGGGAAGATTTACTTTGCATCCCGGTGGGCAGGGGAAGGTGTTATTTCTTGCCTGGGCGGGCGGACACGGGGGGTCCGCCCCTACGAAACAACATGCGATGACGCGGGGCTATTTTGTGTGCGGACCGCTTGATCTTGTTGTTAGAAATACACGTGGGTAAAATGGGAGTCAGTAGTCAACTATGATCCGGCCATCTGGCAGGAAGGAGCACGGTTTTATCGATGCCTCTGTCAGTTGAGACAGTAAATAGCAGGCTTTTTACCCTCGCCACTGACTACTCGAAGGAGTTGTTAAGTTGCCTTGGCGATGAATTAGTCTCAGTGGTGCTTTTTGGCTCTGTGGCACGAGGGGAGGCCTCAGCCTCATCGGACGTGGATCTCTTCATAGTAATCAGGGATCTACCAAAGGGACGTTTTGTGAGGAAAGAACGCCTCAGAGCGGCGGATCAGAAAATAGCGCCGGCCTTGGAAGCGCTTTGGGAGGAAGGGATAGATACCTCGTTTTGCAGGATACTAAAGACACCAGAGGAGGCGGAAAGGATCGTGCCCATTTACCTGGATCTCGTGGAAGATGCCGTGTTCCTGGTAGACAAGGGCGATTTTCTGCGCACTGTGCTATCCAATCTTCGGAGGAGACTTCAGGAAATCGGGGCACGCAGGCTCACCTTAGGCAAGATCCGGTATTGGGATCTTAAACCGGACTTTAAACCCCTAGAGAGATTCACTATATGACCAACCAACAGATGGCTTTGAGTCACATCCGCCTAGCCGGACGGATTCTCAGGGAGGCAAAAAGGCTTTTCGACGAAGAAGTCTACAATCTTACGGTCCGCCGAAGTCAAGAAGTCGTTGAACTTGCGCTCAAAGGAGTTCTCAGACTGTGCGGGTTGGAGGTTCCCAGGACTCATGACGTGAGCAGCTTCTTGTGAAAGAAAAGGGGGACGTAGTTCCGATATTTCCGTTATCTGAAAAAGGGGACTGCGCCCCTCGCTGGTCCTTGTAATACAAAAAAGGCATATCTCGCGCAGAGACGCAGGGAGCGCAGGGGGAAAAGCCTCTTTTAGCACGGGTTCGCCGCAGGCGAACACGCGGCTCCGCCATGGGCGGACACACGGCCCGAGTTGGAATGCCGCAGCAATTCGGGCATCCGAATTCCTGCGGCATTCCCCCCCGCGCGTTGCGCGGGATGGAAAGGCATGGCTCGCGCGGAGACGCAGAGCACGCAGAGGGAAAACCTTTTTCTGGGCTGCGGAGGCAGCCCCCCGCTGCGCGGGGAAAAAAGAATTTCTCTGCGATCTTGGCGTCTTGGCGCGAGGGAAGGGGGTGGCGGCAGCCCGAAAAACCCAAAACCACTTCTCGCGCAGAGACGCAGAGAGCGCCAAGGAAAACCTTTTTTCGGGCTGCGGAGGCAGCCCCCGCTGCGCGGGGAAAAAAGAATTTCTCTGCGGCCTTGGATCGAGAATTAGTAGTTAGGTCAACCGGAGCTGTGGCTTGACCTGAATTAGATAGCTATTATAATAGCCTTACAAAAGAGTCCAGAGGGGGAACTGATGCGAGTGGCAAATACAGTCGAATTAAAGAATAAGACGAATGAAATATTGAGAGAAGTGATGAAAGGACAGCCTGTCATCATAACGTACAGAGGAAAACCGGCAGCCTCTTTGACCCCCCTCACTGAGGATGAACTTGAAGATTTTATTCTTGAAAACAGCCCAAGGATTAAAAAAATGGTAGCTGAGGCAGAAAAGGACATCCAAAGAGGGAGGATAGTTTCACTTGACAAGTACTTGGCAAGTTTAAATGAATGAATTCAATGTGTTTCTTACAGAACATGCCATTAGTGATGTTGAGGACATCCCCAGAGAGCTACGCGGTCAGATACACCAAGACCTGAGAAACTTGGAATCATCTCCATTTCCCTCCGGAACCCATATTAAGCGGCTCAAGGGTTTTCGGCCAACCGTTTACCGGCTACGCTCGGGAAACTATAGGGTTCTTTATCGTATCCAGGATAACATTATTACCATACTTCGGGTTGTGGATAGAAAATTGTTGGAAAGAGCGATAAAGAGGCTGAAATTATGAAAAAAGCGAAAAGGGGGACGTAGTTCCGATATTTCCGTTATCTGAAAAACGAGACTGCACCCTGCGCAGGTCTTGGAAATCGAAAGAGGAAGCTCATAACACTATCTCCAATCTATCGACACAAGTATGGGAATTACGTCCCTTTTACAGTAGGGTGTCGGCATTCCTTACAAGTTCTGATTCTTGCATTTTGAGGGGGGGCCCACCGATGTGTCGGCCCAAGAACAGAGGACGCGGCGGTATTCCGGCCAACCCATTTTTGTGCCGCTACTTACTGACCAACCCGGGCCCGACAGAAGTTGAACTTTATGAGCCCCTGAAGTATTTTATCGAGAAGAG from the Candidatus Methanosuratincola sp. genome contains:
- a CDS encoding nucleotidyltransferase domain-containing protein, coding for MPLSVETVNSRLFTLATDYSKELLSCLGDELVSVVLFGSVARGEASASSDVDLFIVIRDLPKGRFVRKERLRAADQKIAPALEALWEEGIDTSFCRILKTPEEAERIVPIYLDLVEDAVFLVDKGDFLRTVLSNLRRRLQEIGARRLTLGKIRYWDLKPDFKPLERFTI
- a CDS encoding HEPN domain-containing protein: MTNQQMALSHIRLAGRILREAKRLFDEEVYNLTVRRSQEVVELALKGVLRLCGLEVPRTHDVSSFL
- a CDS encoding type II toxin-antitoxin system prevent-host-death family antitoxin is translated as MANTVELKNKTNEILREVMKGQPVIITYRGKPAASLTPLTEDELEDFILENSPRIKKMVAEAEKDIQRGRIVSLDKYLASLNE